One Halorientalis litorea DNA segment encodes these proteins:
- a CDS encoding transcription initiation factor IIB: MSDTTIRSPETERTRETNTETESETESESVDHCPECGGNLVTDTEHGETVCSDCGLVVEEDEIDRGPEWRAFNSNEKDEKSRVGAPTTNMMHDKGLSTNIGWQDKDAYGRSLNASQRQKMQRLRKWNERFRTRDSKERNLKQALGEIDRMASALGLPENVRETASVIYRRALDEDLLPGRSIEGVSTAALYAAARQAGTPRSIDEIVAVSRVEEMEMTRTYRYVVRELNLEIQPADPESYVPRFVSDLDLSDEVERRARELLDSARDRGILSGKSPVGLAAAAVYAAALLTNEKVTQSEVSEVANISEVTIRNRYKELLESEEVPL, encoded by the coding sequence ATGAGCGACACAACAATACGTTCCCCCGAGACAGAACGAACCCGAGAGACCAACACGGAAACCGAGTCGGAGACGGAATCGGAATCGGTCGACCACTGCCCGGAGTGTGGCGGGAACCTCGTCACCGACACCGAACACGGCGAGACAGTGTGTTCGGACTGCGGCCTCGTCGTCGAGGAGGACGAAATCGACCGCGGGCCGGAGTGGCGCGCGTTCAATTCGAACGAGAAAGACGAGAAGTCCCGCGTCGGTGCCCCCACCACCAACATGATGCACGACAAGGGACTGTCGACCAACATCGGCTGGCAGGACAAAGACGCCTACGGGCGGTCACTGAACGCCAGCCAGCGTCAGAAGATGCAGCGGCTGCGCAAGTGGAACGAGCGGTTCCGCACTCGCGACTCGAAAGAGCGCAACCTCAAGCAGGCACTCGGCGAAATCGACCGCATGGCCTCCGCCCTCGGCCTCCCCGAGAACGTCCGCGAGACTGCCAGCGTCATCTACCGCCGCGCGCTGGACGAGGACCTCCTCCCCGGCCGCTCCATCGAAGGCGTCTCCACGGCCGCACTCTACGCCGCCGCCCGACAGGCCGGAACGCCCCGGAGCATCGACGAAATCGTCGCCGTCTCCCGCGTCGAGGAGATGGAGATGACCCGGACGTACCGCTACGTCGTGCGGGAACTGAACCTCGAAATCCAGCCCGCCGACCCCGAGAGCTACGTCCCCCGCTTCGTCTCCGACCTCGACCTCTCCGACGAAGTCGAACGCCGCGCCCGCGAACTGCTCGACTCCGCCCGTGACCGGGGCATCCTCAGCGGGAAGTCGCCGGTAGGACTGGCCGCCGCCGCCGTCTACGCCGCCGCCCTCCTGACCAACGAGAAGGTCACACAGAGTGAGGTCAGCGAGGTGGCGAACATCAGCGAAGTCACCATCCGCAACCGGTACAAGGAACTCCTCGAATCCGAGGAAGTCCCGCTCTGA
- a CDS encoding NAD(P)/FAD-dependent oxidoreductase, with protein MTDEAVEHRQLIIAGTGIAGLTAAIYAARSNNDPLVLEGDEPGGQLTLTTDVANYPGFPDGISGPDLVNNMKEQATQFGAEIDHGIVADIDDTQRPFRVELSNGDVYTADAVIAASGASARTLGIPGEDDLMGFGVSTCATCDGAFFRGEDMLVIGGGDAAMEEANFLTKFADTVYIAHRREEFRAEDYWVDRIEEKVESGDVEIMRNTEAVDIHGSEADGVDYVDLVRHPEGHPTDKLDDPDTERFEFDVGAVFLAIGHTPNTDYLTDTGVEMDDDGYLVTEGGRGSGQTRTAVDGIFGAGDVVDFHYQQAITAGGMGSKAALDADDYLEDYATVAAEEGETAAADD; from the coding sequence ATGACAGACGAGGCCGTCGAACACCGGCAACTGATAATCGCTGGCACCGGTATCGCTGGCTTGACTGCAGCCATCTACGCCGCCCGCTCGAACAACGACCCGCTCGTTCTGGAGGGGGACGAACCCGGGGGACAGTTGACGCTCACGACCGACGTGGCCAACTACCCCGGCTTCCCCGACGGCATCAGCGGCCCGGACCTCGTGAACAACATGAAAGAGCAGGCCACGCAGTTCGGGGCCGAAATCGACCACGGTATCGTCGCGGATATCGACGACACGCAACGTCCCTTCCGTGTGGAACTCTCGAACGGCGATGTCTACACCGCCGACGCCGTCATCGCTGCCTCCGGCGCGAGTGCCCGAACGCTTGGCATCCCCGGCGAGGACGACCTGATGGGCTTCGGTGTCTCGACCTGTGCGACCTGTGACGGCGCGTTCTTCCGCGGCGAGGACATGCTCGTCATCGGCGGCGGCGACGCCGCGATGGAGGAAGCCAACTTCCTCACGAAGTTCGCCGACACCGTCTACATCGCCCACCGGCGCGAGGAGTTCCGTGCCGAGGACTACTGGGTCGACCGCATCGAGGAGAAAGTCGAGTCGGGAGACGTGGAAATCATGCGGAACACAGAGGCCGTCGATATTCACGGCTCGGAGGCCGATGGCGTGGACTACGTCGACCTCGTGCGCCACCCCGAGGGCCACCCCACCGACAAACTCGACGACCCGGACACGGAGCGGTTCGAGTTCGACGTGGGTGCCGTCTTCCTCGCCATCGGCCACACCCCCAACACGGACTATCTGACGGACACTGGCGTCGAGATGGACGACGATGGATACCTCGTCACCGAGGGCGGCAGGGGCAGTGGCCAGACCCGCACTGCCGTCGACGGTATCTTCGGCGCGGGCGACGTGGTGGACTTCCACTATCAGCAGGCCATCACGGCCGGCGGGATGGGCTCGAAGGCGGCCCTCGACGCCGACGACTACCTCGAAGACTACGCCACTGTCGCCGCCGAGGAGGGCGAGACGGCGGCCGCGGACGACTAG
- a CDS encoding translation initiation factor IF-2 subunit beta, with amino-acid sequence MDYDEQLDRAMESTPDIEGNSDRFEVPDPDVRQEGNVTVYENFQATTKRLDRDEDHVMKFLQGDLGTSGHIDESGRARLTGSFDADRISDAIDAYTEAYVLCPECGLPDTKFVREQGALLLQCEACGARSPTGE; translated from the coding sequence ATGGACTACGACGAGCAACTCGACCGTGCGATGGAATCGACGCCCGACATCGAGGGGAATTCCGACCGCTTCGAGGTACCTGACCCCGACGTACGGCAGGAGGGGAACGTCACTGTCTACGAGAACTTCCAAGCTACGACGAAGCGACTCGACCGCGACGAGGACCACGTGATGAAGTTCCTCCAAGGCGACTTGGGGACGAGCGGTCACATCGACGAGAGCGGCCGCGCACGGCTCACGGGGTCGTTCGACGCCGACCGCATCAGCGACGCTATCGACGCCTACACCGAGGCGTACGTTCTCTGCCCGGAGTGCGGACTCCCAGACACGAAGTTCGTGCGTGAGCAGGGCGCGTTGCTGTTGCAGTGTGAGGCGTGTGGCGCGCGCTCTCCGACCGGTGAGTGA
- a CDS encoding DUF555 domain-containing protein, whose protein sequence is MNCRVVVEAAVPVYDVETADEAVRIAISKTGEMLNPDLNYVEINMGERSCPHCGEEHEPAFIAADESLVALELEMTVFNVERDEHAARIARKEIGQRLENIPLEVLEVEQTDTPDDETTEETVETTDTPEMTDESAIEVEQGSEPVETDDVLPEFEELIDK, encoded by the coding sequence ATGAATTGTCGAGTCGTCGTGGAGGCCGCAGTCCCGGTGTACGACGTGGAGACGGCGGACGAGGCAGTTCGTATCGCCATCTCGAAGACCGGTGAGATGCTGAACCCCGACCTCAACTACGTCGAGATAAACATGGGTGAGCGGTCTTGCCCACACTGTGGGGAAGAACACGAACCAGCGTTCATCGCGGCCGACGAGAGTCTCGTCGCTCTCGAACTGGAGATGACCGTGTTCAACGTCGAGCGGGACGAACACGCCGCCCGCATCGCACGGAAAGAAATCGGCCAGCGACTGGAGAACATCCCGCTCGAAGTCCTCGAAGTCGAGCAGACAGACACGCCAGACGACGAGACGACGGAGGAGACGGTCGAAACGACCGACACGCCCGAAATGACCGACGAGTCGGCCATCGAAGTCGAGCAGGGGTCGGAACCGGTCGAGACGGACGACGTCCTCCCCGAGTTCGAGGAACTCATCGACAAGTGA
- a CDS encoding UPF0058 family protein: protein MKKQELIHLHGLLAQVQNHYEEETGNDVEHDEYASVSVRPTSIHMSKDDHKDAVFALAAGITSELADEATEQVPAAAD, encoded by the coding sequence ATGAAAAAGCAGGAACTCATCCATCTCCACGGCCTGCTGGCCCAGGTACAGAACCACTACGAAGAAGAGACCGGCAACGACGTCGAACACGACGAGTACGCCTCCGTGAGTGTCCGACCGACATCCATCCACATGTCGAAAGACGACCACAAGGACGCCGTGTTCGCGCTGGCGGCCGGCATCACCTCGGAACTCGCCGACGAAGCGACCGAACAGGTTCCCGCCGCTGCGGACTGA
- a CDS encoding NAD(P)H-hydrate dehydratase, with amino-acid sequence MMRAQDQAVLDENAAALGVPRKQLMESSGNAVARVVEDVADDGDDVAVLAGRGNNGGDGFVAARFLRDYDVTVHLLGRAETITTDIARANWDALQRAELDAHAVRDSTALELGDPDVLVDAMLGTGVTGAPREPEATAVRQVNDCTATVVAVDVPSGVDADTGEAAGVAVDADHVVTFHETKPGLADVDAAVTVADIGIPEAAETFVGRGDLLRLSRDPTSHKGDHGEVLVVGGGPYTGAPALAAQSAFRAGADLVRVACPKSVASEVQGYEEGIITRPFAGQMLRPGHVDELLDRAVEHDTVVFGPGLGNADGTLTAVREFLAEYDGRAVVDADALQVVPEVDTDATLLCTPHQGELRQIGGETSEDWRERRALVADFAADVGHTLLVKGADDVVSDGETTRVNRTGNPGMTVGGTGDVLAGAAGALLCTQTPVDAAAIAAYANGRAGDIVVDERGHGLIASDLFDALPTALWGER; translated from the coding sequence ATGATGCGGGCACAGGACCAAGCGGTCCTCGACGAGAACGCCGCGGCACTCGGCGTGCCGCGGAAACAGTTGATGGAGTCGAGCGGGAACGCCGTCGCACGGGTCGTCGAAGACGTGGCCGACGACGGCGACGACGTGGCCGTCCTCGCCGGACGGGGCAACAACGGCGGCGACGGGTTCGTCGCCGCGCGCTTCCTCCGTGATTACGACGTGACCGTTCACCTACTGGGTCGCGCCGAGACGATTACCACCGACATCGCACGGGCGAACTGGGACGCCCTCCAGCGGGCCGAACTCGACGCCCACGCGGTGCGAGACTCGACCGCCCTCGAACTCGGGGACCCCGACGTACTCGTCGACGCGATGCTCGGCACGGGCGTGACGGGCGCGCCTCGGGAACCCGAGGCGACTGCCGTCCGGCAGGTCAACGACTGCACTGCGACAGTCGTCGCCGTCGACGTTCCGTCGGGCGTGGACGCCGACACGGGCGAGGCCGCCGGCGTCGCCGTCGACGCCGACCACGTGGTGACCTTCCACGAGACCAAGCCCGGACTGGCCGACGTGGACGCGGCGGTGACCGTCGCGGACATCGGCATCCCCGAGGCCGCCGAGACGTTCGTCGGCCGGGGGGACCTCCTGCGTCTCTCGCGTGACCCGACGAGTCACAAGGGCGACCACGGCGAGGTGTTGGTCGTCGGTGGCGGACCCTACACCGGCGCGCCCGCACTCGCCGCCCAGTCCGCGTTCCGCGCCGGTGCCGACCTCGTGCGGGTCGCCTGCCCCAAGTCGGTCGCCAGTGAGGTACAGGGCTACGAGGAGGGCATCATCACCCGCCCGTTCGCCGGGCAGATGCTCCGACCGGGCCACGTGGACGAACTGCTTGACCGAGCAGTCGAACACGACACCGTCGTGTTCGGGCCGGGACTGGGGAACGCCGACGGGACGCTGACGGCCGTCCGGGAGTTCCTCGCCGAGTACGACGGACGGGCCGTCGTGGACGCCGACGCACTGCAGGTCGTCCCCGAAGTAGACACCGACGCGACGTTGCTCTGTACGCCACACCAGGGCGAACTCCGGCAGATAGGCGGGGAGACGAGCGAAGACTGGCGCGAGCGGCGGGCACTCGTGGCTGACTTCGCGGCGGACGTCGGGCACACGCTGCTCGTCAAGGGGGCCGACGACGTGGTGTCCGACGGCGAGACGACGCGCGTCAACCGGACCGGGAACCCCGGGATGACCGTGGGCGGCACCGGCGACGTACTCGCGGGCGCGGCCGGCGCGCTCCTGTGTACGCAGACGCCGGTGGACGCCGCGGCAATCGCGGCGTACGCGAACGGGCGGGCGGGCGACATCGTGGTCGACGAGCGCGGCCACGGCCTCATCGCCTCGGACCTGTTCGACGCGCTCCCGACGGCACTCTGGGGGGAGCGATGA
- a CDS encoding DNA-3-methyladenine glycosylase family protein: MEQGVIDIDSLAGGFDLQATVESGQSYLWNRADGTTYETDAAHGGDAWYWTTFRPDERADPAVLRVRQVDGQIRWESHVDAAERLRHWLRLDDNLDAIVASAPEDRLLRDAYDTYRGMRLVRDPPFGALISFICSAQMRVSRIHGMQVALRRAHGEAVDFDGETYHAYPTPEALAATTESALRDLGLGYRAPYVQRSAEMVATGEAHPGDARGLSYEEAREFLTQFVGVGQKVADCVLLFSLGYLEAVPLDTWIRTTIEEYYPDCEKGSYADTSRAIRETLGGEYAGYTQTYVFHYLRNGGE; the protein is encoded by the coding sequence ATGGAACAGGGCGTCATCGACATCGATTCCCTCGCCGGCGGCTTCGATTTACAGGCCACCGTCGAGAGCGGACAGTCGTATCTCTGGAACCGCGCCGACGGCACCACCTACGAGACTGACGCCGCCCACGGTGGCGACGCGTGGTACTGGACGACGTTCCGCCCCGACGAGCGGGCCGACCCGGCGGTCCTCCGGGTCCGGCAGGTCGACGGACAGATACGGTGGGAGTCACACGTCGACGCCGCCGAGCGACTCCGCCACTGGCTCAGGCTGGACGACAACCTCGACGCAATCGTGGCGTCGGCCCCGGAGGACCGACTGCTCCGGGACGCCTACGACACATACCGCGGAATGCGTCTCGTCCGTGACCCGCCTTTCGGCGCGCTCATATCGTTCATCTGCTCGGCACAGATGCGCGTCAGCCGCATCCACGGCATGCAGGTGGCTCTCCGGCGAGCCCACGGCGAGGCGGTCGACTTCGACGGGGAGACGTACCACGCGTATCCGACACCCGAGGCGTTGGCGGCGACGACGGAGTCCGCGCTTCGTGACCTCGGTTTGGGCTACCGAGCACCCTACGTCCAGCGGAGCGCGGAGATGGTCGCCACCGGCGAGGCCCACCCCGGCGACGCTCGTGGACTGTCCTACGAGGAGGCCCGCGAGTTCCTCACACAGTTCGTCGGTGTCGGGCAGAAAGTCGCGGACTGCGTGTTGCTGTTCTCGCTGGGGTACCTCGAAGCCGTCCCGCTCGATACGTGGATTCGGACGACCATCGAGGAGTACTATCCAGACTGCGAGAAGGGGTCCTACGCCGACACCTCGCGTGCCATCCGCGAGACGTTAGGCGGCGAGTACGCCGGCTATACCCAGACGTACGTCTTCCATTACCTCCGCAACGGCGGCGAGTGA
- a CDS encoding DUF357 domain-containing protein has translation MTADLTEKTDRYENLLAEALAEAEVAVPPETPLGDAAGEFEEMARSYLEDGRHFRDDDDPVNALAAFSYGHAWLDAGARMGLFDVPEHGHLFTV, from the coding sequence ATGACCGCGGACCTCACCGAGAAGACGGACCGGTACGAGAACCTGCTCGCCGAGGCACTCGCCGAAGCCGAGGTGGCGGTGCCCCCAGAGACGCCGCTTGGCGATGCGGCGGGAGAGTTCGAGGAGATGGCCCGGTCGTATCTCGAAGACGGACGACACTTCCGGGACGACGACGACCCGGTGAACGCCCTCGCGGCGTTCTCGTACGGACACGCGTGGCTGGATGCGGGTGCCCGGATGGGGTTGTTCGACGTGCCCGAACACGGACATCTCTTCACCGTGTAG
- a CDS encoding 2,5-diamino-6-(ribosylamino)-4(3H)-pyrimidinone 5'-phosphate reductase, whose product MRVVVNAAMSADGKLSSRERTQIDISGPADFERVDRLRAESDAVMVGVGTVLADDPSLTVKDDDHRATREAAGESPNPARVVADSRIRTPPDATVLDDAAPTYLLCSEAAPSDFVAEMADAGATVFREGEDRVELAAAFERLEAAGIEQLLVEGGGELIFSLFAKGLVDDLSVFVGPTILGGRDAPTLADGDGFTEDFPELALTDVERLDDGVLLRWTVE is encoded by the coding sequence ATGCGCGTCGTCGTCAACGCCGCGATGAGTGCGGACGGAAAGCTCTCCTCGCGGGAGCGAACACAAATCGACATCTCCGGCCCCGCGGACTTCGAGCGCGTCGACCGCCTCCGCGCGGAGAGCGACGCCGTGATGGTCGGCGTCGGGACGGTGTTGGCCGACGACCCGTCGCTGACAGTCAAGGACGACGACCACAGGGCGACCCGGGAGGCGGCGGGCGAGTCGCCGAACCCGGCCCGCGTCGTCGCCGATTCGCGGATTCGGACGCCGCCGGACGCGACGGTACTCGACGACGCGGCACCGACCTATCTCCTCTGTAGTGAAGCCGCCCCGTCCGACTTCGTCGCCGAGATGGCGGACGCGGGCGCGACGGTATTCAGGGAAGGCGAGGACCGTGTCGAACTCGCGGCGGCGTTCGAGCGTCTCGAAGCCGCCGGCATCGAGCAGTTGCTCGTGGAGGGTGGCGGTGAACTCATCTTCTCGCTGTTCGCCAAGGGACTCGTCGACGACCTCTCCGTGTTCGTCGGGCCGACGATACTCGGCGGCCGGGACGCCCCGACGCTGGCCGACGGCGACGGCTTCACCGAGGACTTTCCCGAGCTAGCACTGACTGACGTGGAGCGTCTCGACGACGGCGTACTCCTGCGCTGGACCGTCGAGTAG
- a CDS encoding DUF7545 family protein, translated as MTDETVTLTIEADDGTVDELSVPVAMLDMLREGEEDNPEIIGDIAMLGLAQRIHGAVAHGQGDPSPELQEVESVTMDLFEDRFGQTFGEMTGHDH; from the coding sequence ATGACAGACGAGACTGTCACACTCACTATCGAAGCAGACGACGGTACAGTCGACGAACTCTCCGTTCCCGTAGCCATGCTCGACATGCTCCGGGAGGGCGAGGAGGACAACCCCGAAATCATCGGTGACATCGCCATGCTCGGCCTCGCCCAGCGCATCCACGGTGCCGTGGCGCACGGACAGGGCGACCCGAGCCCGGAACTACAGGAAGTCGAGTCGGTGACGATGGACCTGTTCGAGGACCGCTTCGGACAGACCTTCGGCGAGATGACCGGCCACGACCACTAG
- a CDS encoding DUF4397 domain-containing protein, which translates to MRTSRRSFLRGIGAGAVTAGGLSGVASAQEDASKLRVVNALPDESSIDVFTDAFRRFDDVSFGDIARYEFLIDEEVDITVVSSGDDRDEALLETTVSLDPGTSYTLGVTNSADDPELATFVDENEQPSLKSRFRAVHLSPDAPTLEVDEEDVFSFDDFVARDLDYTAASAYEELLTGHLCFEVEPADEWGDNDLAVYEDEFDSGETYTLFIVGLNDADDEDPPLQVVTSKDT; encoded by the coding sequence ATGCGAACCAGCAGACGTAGCTTTCTCCGGGGTATCGGTGCAGGGGCCGTCACCGCGGGTGGCTTGAGCGGCGTGGCATCGGCACAGGAAGACGCATCGAAGCTTCGGGTCGTCAACGCGCTGCCCGACGAGTCGAGCATCGACGTGTTCACCGACGCGTTTCGGCGGTTCGACGACGTTTCGTTCGGGGATATCGCCCGCTACGAGTTCTTGATCGACGAAGAGGTGGACATCACCGTCGTGTCGTCGGGGGACGACAGAGACGAGGCACTCCTCGAAACGACCGTCTCACTGGACCCCGGAACGAGTTACACGCTCGGGGTGACGAACAGTGCCGACGACCCGGAACTCGCCACGTTCGTGGACGAGAACGAACAGCCGTCACTGAAATCGCGGTTCCGTGCGGTCCACCTCTCGCCGGACGCTCCGACGCTCGAAGTCGACGAGGAGGACGTGTTCTCGTTCGACGACTTCGTGGCTCGTGACCTCGACTACACGGCCGCGAGCGCGTACGAGGAATTGTTGACCGGACACCTCTGTTTCGAGGTCGAACCGGCCGACGAGTGGGGCGACAACGACCTCGCGGTGTACGAGGACGAGTTCGACAGTGGCGAGACGTACACACTGTTCATCGTCGGCCTGAACGACGCGGACGACGAGGACCCGCCGCTCCAAGTCGTCACCAGCAAAGACACCTGA
- a CDS encoding SRPBCC domain-containing protein — MQRLSASVDIDAPASVVWSVLTDFETYPEWNPLITSIEGTAERGERLTVRVEPPGGRAATFRPRVLSAREGETLEWYGKLFVQGLFDGRHGFDIEERDAGGVRFTQRETFSGLLVGLVLQEAPLLAGFDAMNDALKERAEAIAAEGA, encoded by the coding sequence ATGCAACGCCTATCTGCGAGCGTCGACATCGACGCACCCGCCTCGGTCGTCTGGAGCGTGCTCACCGATTTCGAGACGTATCCGGAGTGGAACCCACTCATCACCAGTATCGAGGGGACAGCCGAACGCGGTGAACGGCTCACCGTCCGCGTGGAGCCGCCGGGTGGCCGTGCCGCGACGTTCCGCCCCCGTGTCCTCTCGGCCCGCGAGGGCGAGACACTGGAGTGGTACGGCAAACTGTTCGTACAGGGACTGTTCGACGGCCGGCACGGGTTCGACATCGAGGAGCGTGATGCGGGAGGAGTCCGCTTCACCCAGCGTGAGACGTTCAGCGGCCTGCTCGTGGGACTCGTGTTGCAGGAGGCTCCCCTTCTGGCCGGGTTCGACGCCATGAACGACGCGCTCAAAGAGCGTGCCGAGGCCATCGCGGCCGAGGGAGCGTAA
- a CDS encoding DUF7836 family putative zinc-binding protein — protein sequence MREAYVRLLCPECKKEWESTPNDLPAAKRTFHCPNCHASRRLAEFTRTERDLETLKSLQ from the coding sequence ATGAGAGAGGCATACGTCCGGTTGCTCTGTCCCGAGTGTAAGAAAGAGTGGGAGTCGACGCCGAACGACCTCCCGGCGGCGAAGCGGACGTTTCACTGCCCGAACTGTCACGCGAGCAGACGGCTGGCCGAGTTCACCCGGACGGAACGGGACCTAGAGACGCTGAAATCGCTCCAGTAG
- a CDS encoding acylphosphatase — translation MSDDRARAHVFVSGTVQGVYYRATTRDTARERGVDGWVRNLDDGRVEAVFEGPEPAVEGMVEWCHEGSPQATVEGVEVEYGEPQGLDGFEVRW, via the coding sequence ATGAGCGACGACAGAGCGCGCGCACACGTGTTCGTCTCGGGAACGGTCCAAGGCGTCTACTACCGAGCGACGACGCGGGACACCGCCCGCGAGCGTGGTGTCGACGGCTGGGTCCGCAACCTGGACGACGGCCGCGTCGAGGCCGTGTTCGAGGGCCCCGAACCGGCCGTCGAGGGGATGGTCGAGTGGTGTCACGAGGGGAGCCCACAGGCCACCGTCGAGGGTGTCGAGGTGGAGTACGGAGAACCACAGGGCCTCGACGGGTTCGAGGTTCGGTGGTAG